GCGACCACGACAGCGGAGAAAAACAGCATCACCCGCTTCATGGCCGAATCGGCCTGCCCCCATTGCAAGGGTTCGCGACTGCGAAGAGAAAGCTGTCACATCCGCATCGGCGGATATTCCATCGACGCGCTGAGTTCGCAGCCCATCGATCGGCTTCAGGAATTCTTCTCCACCTACCGGCCATCCGGCAAGCGCGGATTGATTGCCGCCAAAATCGTCAAGGAGATCGCTGCACGCCTGAAATTTCTCGGCGATGTCGGACTTTCATATCTCACGTTGAACCGTCCGGCCCACACCCTTTCCGGCGGGGAGAGCCAGCGCATTCGCCTGGCCACCCAGATCGGCTCCAAACTGACCGGCGTGCTTTACGTGCTGGACGAACCCAGCATCGGGTTGCATCAGCGGGATAACCGACGCCTGCTGGAAACCTTGATGAACATGCGCGACATGGGCAACAGCGTCCTGGTCGTGGAGCATGACGAGGAGACGATTCTGGCTGCTGACCATGTGATAGACATGGGTCCGGGTGCCGGGGTCAGCGGCGGTGAGGTCGTCTTTCAGGGGCCGCCCGACAAACTATTGGTCGATGAGTACTCCCTTACCGGAAAATATCTCTCCGGTCGCCTGCGCATCGAAATACCGCATAGACGCCGTACATGCGGGCAAGGCGAGATTCGGATAACCGGGGCCTGCCAGAACAATTTAAAAAACATCGAAGTAGGCTTCCCGCTGGGAACATTCACCTGTGTCACCGGCGTGTCCGGCTCCGGCAAATCCACCCTGGTCGTCGAAACCTTGTACCGGGCCGCCATTCGGCAGCTTCAACAGCTCAACCAAAGCGCCGGAAGCTACGAACGGATCGCCGGTCTTGAAAACATCAATAAGGTCATCGATATCGATCAGTCCCCCATCGGCAAGACCCCGCGTTCCAACCCCGCCACCTATACCGGCCTGTTCGCCCCCATACGGGAGCTTTTCAGCCGCACCCCGGAGGCCCGGATGCGCGGCTACAAGCCGGGACGCTTCAGCTTCAACATTCGCGGCGGCCGCTGCGAAGCCTGCGAGGGGGACGGCATCGTCCGCATCGAAATGCATTTTCTGCCCGATATCCATGTCCCCTGCGATATCTGCAAGGGAAAGCGCTACAACCGCGAAACCCTGGAGATCCGCTACAAAGGCAAAACCATCGCGGACGTGCTGGAGATGACGGTGAATCAAGGCCTGGCCATGTTCCGCAACATCGAGGCGATTCGAAGCAAACTCCAAACCCTGGCGGACGTGGGGCTCGGATACGTTCCCATGGGCCAATCCGCCACGACCCTCTCCGGCGGTGAAGCCCAGCGCATCAAGCTGGCCCGGGAGTTGAGCAAGCGGGACACCGGCAGCACCCTTTACATTCTCGACGAACCTACCACGGGGCTGCATCCCGACGACATCCGCAGACTCCTCGACGTGTTGACGCGACTGGTCGATGCCGGCAACACGGTGGTGGTCATCGAACACAACCTGGACGTCATCAAAACCTCCGATCACATTATCGATCTGGGACCCGAAGGCGGCGATGCGGGCGGGTATGTGGTCGCCACCGGAACGCCGGAGGCCATCTGCCGGGTGGCCGAATCCCACACCGGCAGATATTTGCAGCGGGTCCTGAAATAAGGCACGGTTTTTCTTCGAAGCGACCACTTTGTTTCAGGTGTGTGGCCATGGATGGCCTGAAAAAGCTTTTTACGAGTTTGCCAAACAAAAAAGGGTGGCTGCCATGAGCAGCCACCCTTTTTCAGGTTAAACCGGTACGAAAATCAGTGCGCGAACAGCCCGGCGATGGCGCCTGCCTGGGGATGCGCGTAGATCAGGATCAGGGCAACGACGAGTGCGTAAATACACAGAGACTCGATCATGGCCAGACCGATCAGCATGGTCACGGTGACTTTACCGGAAGATTCGGGATTGCGGGCGATGCCTTCAACGGCGGACTTGAGGCCGAGGCCCTGTCCGATGCCGCAACCGAAAGCGGCGATAGCAATACCAAAACCAGCGGCGGTCACACATGCGATAAAAAACTGTAATGCTTGAGCTTCCATATCCTTAACTACCTCCTTTGAAAGATTGATGATTAGGGCTTCTTCCAGTTACCCCAAACCGATTAGAAAAGAGTCGACGCGCTTCCAGTCGCGCCAACGGTATTCCGAAAAACCGTCTCCATCAATGGGCGTGTTCCATGGCCCCCGAGAAATAGATGATGGAGAGCAGAAAGAAAACGAAACCCTGCACGAATGCCACGAAGATACCCAGGGCCATGATCGGCAGCGGTGCGAAGAAGGCACCGGCCAGGCCGAAAAGGATGGCCAGTACGATTTCGTGTCCCATCATGTTTCCGAAAAGACGGAAGGAGAGGGAGAGAATTCTCGCCAGGTGGCCGATGATTTCGATGACGAAAATCAGCGGAGCCATCCACCACACCGGTCCCATAAAATGTTTGATATACTTGGCCCCGTGATATTTGATGCCGATCACATGGGTGAAGACCACCACGACGATGGCGCAGGACGCTGTGGTGTTGAGATTGGCGGTGGGCGGAAAGAATCCGGGAATGATGCCGATCAGGTTGCCGATGAAGATGTAGAGAAAAATCGTGGCCGCCAGAGGAAAGAGCCAACGGCCCTCTTCACCGACAGTCTCCACCATGAACTCTTCGATTCCTGAAACGATCACTTCGAACAGGTTCTGGGCCTTTCCCGGCACCATGGAGATGGTTTTGGTGGCCATGGCCCCGGCAATGATCAGAATTGCCATGAGAACCCAGGAGTAGACCACATGGGTGTAGGTGTGGGCAAAATGTCCCAGCCCGATCGCTTCAAAGATCTTCACGAAAAATAGATAGGGATGCTCCATCCTTAGACCGCCTCCTTGAAAAATAGTTTTTTGACCTCGATCATGGTCGCCAGGGTGATGCTGGCCACCACGACGGAAAGACCGACGAACAGACCGATGGGGTTCACC
This window of the uncultured Desulfosarcina sp. genome carries:
- the uvrA gene encoding excinuclease ABC subunit UvrA; the encoded protein is MNPTDTISIEGARQHNLKNISLMLPRNRLVVISGLSGSGKSTLAFDTLYAEGQRRYVESLSTYARQFLERLEKPDVDLIEGLSPAIAIEQKTAAHNPRSTVGTVTEIYDFLRLLYARAGIAHCYQCGRPIISQSIDEMVAAVLRRPEGSRLLILSPLSTKSMVSPADLLTPLRKDGFARIRIDGSIRELEAVGTISDLPSRKIEVVVDRLILKAGIRNRLADSMELALARSGGRVKVAFVGRRPDEVLETLEFSEIAMCVHCQVNYPELTPASFSFNSPHGACPNCDGLGTTKDFSVRRIVPNAELSLREGAVSVWSHRRSVAFMTFLEELTAFYGTDIYTPYKDLPEAFQHVLMHGSGDQQIPFTPFQKSGEKQPKTFEGVIAQLHMRLTQATTTAEKNSITRFMAESACPHCKGSRLRRESCHIRIGGYSIDALSSQPIDRLQEFFSTYRPSGKRGLIAAKIVKEIAARLKFLGDVGLSYLTLNRPAHTLSGGESQRIRLATQIGSKLTGVLYVLDEPSIGLHQRDNRRLLETLMNMRDMGNSVLVVEHDEETILAADHVIDMGPGAGVSGGEVVFQGPPDKLLVDEYSLTGKYLSGRLRIEIPHRRRTCGQGEIRITGACQNNLKNIEVGFPLGTFTCVTGVSGSGKSTLVVETLYRAAIRQLQQLNQSAGSYERIAGLENINKVIDIDQSPIGKTPRSNPATYTGLFAPIRELFSRTPEARMRGYKPGRFSFNIRGGRCEACEGDGIVRIEMHFLPDIHVPCDICKGKRYNRETLEIRYKGKTIADVLEMTVNQGLAMFRNIEAIRSKLQTLADVGLGYVPMGQSATTLSGGEAQRIKLARELSKRDTGSTLYILDEPTTGLHPDDIRRLLDVLTRLVDAGNTVVVIEHNLDVIKTSDHIIDLGPEGGDAGGYVVATGTPEAICRVAESHTGRYLQRVLK
- the atpE gene encoding ATP synthase F0 subunit C; this encodes MEAQALQFFIACVTAAGFGIAIAAFGCGIGQGLGLKSAVEGIARNPESSGKVTVTMLIGLAMIESLCIYALVVALILIYAHPQAGAIAGLFAH
- the atpB gene encoding F0F1 ATP synthase subunit A, with the protein product MEHPYLFFVKIFEAIGLGHFAHTYTHVVYSWVLMAILIIAGAMATKTISMVPGKAQNLFEVIVSGIEEFMVETVGEEGRWLFPLAATIFLYIFIGNLIGIIPGFFPPTANLNTTASCAIVVVVFTHVIGIKYHGAKYIKHFMGPVWWMAPLIFVIEIIGHLARILSLSFRLFGNMMGHEIVLAILFGLAGAFFAPLPIMALGIFVAFVQGFVFFLLSIIYFSGAMEHAH